In Schizosaccharomyces osmophilus chromosome 1, complete sequence, the genomic window TTGGAAGGGATGGAGAATTTAAAGAGCTATCCAACGAAGGGGAAGGGGATCCAAAGTCCTCGTTAGCAAATCCAGAGTTTCCTGTCACCGGAAAAGTGTCTGTACGAAAACCAGGAGAGGTATAGCCATAACtagaggaagaaggagaGGCTGATGACGAAAACGTTAAACTAACTGGAGTGTTCGGTTTGGAATTGCTTTGGTCATTGGAACCGAGCTGAAGAGGATTCTGTAATTTGAGCTTGACCTTTCttaaattcttcttcattcttAGAAGTTAAAtaatatacaaaaaatccaaaaaaaaaaaaaaagaaaaagtagtaAAGAGTTAATTttctcaagaaaaaagatagcaaaccaaaaaaaatagaaaaaaagaaaaagacaatTGGGCAATTAAGGCATAATACAAAGATAAATAATATGTTGTCGTTCTCTAttgttaaaagaaaaaagaactaaACAGTAAAAAGAGTCAAACAGCTagtgaaaaaataaaaacgtAAACAGACAGTCGATTCACAGCGAACAGTCTAAAAAGATAgaataaagagaaaaaagaagaagatcaGCTGTTCATGTACTCTGATATTGAAGAGTGCAAACCATAAACCTGTGGTTCACAGTTCAGTTTGGCAAACTGTGGTGGTCGGTAGGAAAGTTCACTTGGGTGGAAAAAGTAGAGGAACAGCAGTACAAACCTATTACGTTTGAGGaagtttgatttttctttctttaaaattatttatggaaaatggaattagtatttatagaaaaggaaaatttcAACAGAAGTTAGTgtttgaaggaaaagaatacGAAATCAACAACTCCAACAACTCCATTAATTCAGCTGAGCTCATGTGgtaaaatacaaaatattACCCGCGTGGACAATTAGTACGATGAATGGAAAGAAATCAACAATGAAAGGTTTTGAACGATGAACTAACCAACTCGAGAAAATTCCCAAGATAGTAAAATAGATTATTTTTCTAGTAGACAGCACATTATTAGTCAAAAACTATGAATACTTTTTTAGCAACCTTCCGATCAAATTACCAATACCCTCAGATAtcctcaaaaacaaaaaataacataaaTAGACGAATCCCCTGGGTTTATGCAAAATGAATACCAACTTGATGGAAAGCATGCAGTAGAGCCAAAAAGTCAGTTTCACCACACTTTGATCCACGAGCATCTTGAAGATTGACGCTTGTAAGGACTTGGTCAATTAGAGCTTTAACATCAAAGTTATCTTCGATCATTCGTTCGTTCTGAGAGCACCAAGTTCTATAGTTTCTCTCCATCAATTCTAATACGGATCCCGATTTGAAACAAGCACCGacagttttatttttcctcGTAAAGATGATTCGCAAAAGACCATCCCATTCTTCGAACGGAATTGGAGGAGGTGGATTCTTCGGTTCAATACGAACGACACTCGATTCTACAAGAGGAGGAGGTCTGAAGTTGTTTTTACCAACCTTCATGATGTGTTTCACGTGTGCCCACATTTGAACGTTTGCAGACAAGCGACAGTACAAAGCGTCGCCTGGCCGAGCAATCAAACGCAAAGCAAACTCACGCTGAAACATCAAAATGCTTGATCGGGGAGCTGGTCTTTGTTGAAGgattttgaaaaccaaaGGTGAAGAGATTTGGTATGGAGTGTTAGAGACACAAACATCGAAATAGGGAAGATCCGTTTTGACAACATCTCCTAACATCACTTGCaacttcttttcataaggAGTTCCTTGTACAC contains:
- the cdh1 gene encoding 18S rRNA dimethylase Cdh1, which translates into the protein MGKVRARTNNAATQTEARNAVFKFNKDFGQHILKNPLVAQGIVDKADIKQSDTVLEVGPGTGNLTMRMLEKAKKVIAVEMDPRMAAELTKRVQGTPYEKKLQVMLGDVVKTDLPYFDVCVSNTPYQISSPLVFKILQQRPAPRSSILMFQREFALRLIARPGDALYCRLSANVQMWAHVKHIMKVGKNNFRPPPLVESSVVRIEPKNPPPPIPFEEWDGLLRIIFTRKNKTVGACFKSGSVLELMERNYRTWCSQNERMIEDNFDVKALIDQVLTSVNLQDARGSKCGETDFLALLHAFHQVGIHFA